The following are from one region of the Polaribacter marinaquae genome:
- a CDS encoding LuxR C-terminal-related transcriptional regulator, translating to MKNKLILVFIFFTFTALSQSEIYYYKDFEANLEVLDIEDKTFNLLEYNILEKQSDAIYWFKIPASNSKEDYIFRIKNYRANNSIAYQNRRPLEKIKNSRFTSYKIQRDYPVFIKVSSEYSAYYPVELKLEEEYHFDESVQILINSFYYGAAFLIIVFSIVYYFFFKDNSFIHHCFLLMSLVFAFLASDGIFNFFNFNNTIIDNLILFNYFFLGFFSFKFAHNFLLVDNYYPGLKKYSHIIIVNIFLFVVLFYFFRKSELFVILNILTFLLFLTYWIVSVLLINKSAHIKLFTIAFVIILFNGINFTVLKNFGISFFDNAPFNMKIGGLVQVVTLSFAVVYREKTLRKRNSYMKNEIINFNKEIDLLTSNIDKESKIKDIENLSIREREVFDLIVIGKSNKEIALEVNVSINTVKFHVKNIYGKLNIKSRKEVLTIDKNQ from the coding sequence ATGAAAAATAAGCTTATACTAGTATTTATCTTTTTTACTTTTACTGCCCTTTCTCAGTCAGAAATATACTATTATAAAGATTTTGAAGCCAATTTAGAAGTTTTAGATATAGAAGATAAAACTTTTAATTTGTTAGAGTATAATATTTTAGAAAAACAATCAGACGCTATTTATTGGTTTAAAATACCAGCATCTAATTCTAAAGAGGATTATATTTTTAGAATAAAAAATTACAGAGCTAACAACTCTATAGCATATCAAAATAGAAGGCCATTAGAAAAAATAAAAAATTCTAGATTTACTTCATATAAAATACAAAGAGATTATCCTGTTTTTATAAAAGTTAGTTCAGAGTATAGTGCATATTATCCGGTCGAGTTAAAATTAGAAGAAGAGTATCATTTTGATGAAAGTGTCCAAATTTTAATTAACAGTTTTTATTATGGTGCTGCTTTTTTAATTATTGTTTTTAGTATTGTTTATTATTTTTTCTTTAAAGATAACTCTTTTATTCATCACTGTTTTTTACTAATGAGTTTAGTATTTGCCTTTTTGGCATCAGATGGTATTTTTAACTTTTTTAATTTTAATAATACTATTATTGATAATTTAATTTTATTCAATTATTTTTTTCTTGGTTTTTTCTCTTTTAAGTTTGCTCATAACTTTTTATTAGTTGATAATTATTATCCTGGGTTAAAAAAATATTCACATATTATTATAGTCAATATATTTTTGTTTGTAGTACTATTCTATTTCTTTAGAAAATCAGAATTGTTTGTTATTTTAAATATATTAACTTTTCTTTTGTTTTTAACCTATTGGATTGTAAGTGTACTTTTAATTAATAAGAGTGCGCACATTAAGTTATTTACAATTGCATTTGTTATTATATTATTTAATGGAATTAATTTTACAGTCCTAAAGAATTTCGGAATTTCATTTTTTGACAATGCCCCTTTCAATATGAAAATTGGAGGCCTTGTGCAAGTTGTTACTTTATCTTTTGCAGTTGTATATAGAGAAAAGACATTAAGAAAAAGAAATTCTTACATGAAGAACGAAATAATTAATTTTAATAAAGAGATAGATTTATTAACGAGTAATATAGACAAAGAATCTAAAATTAAAGATATAGAGAATTTAAGTATTAGAGAAAGAGAGGTTTTCGATTTAATTGTAATTGGTAAGTCTAATAAAGAAATTGCTTTAGAGGTAAATGTATCTATTAATACGGTAAAGTTTCATGTAAAAAATATTTACGGGAAACTAAATATAAAAAGTAGGAAAGAGGTGCTGACAATTGATAAAAACCAGTAA
- a CDS encoding SatD family protein — protein sequence MTSILTGDIINSRKTTNIDWLKSLKEILVNFGESPKYWQIYRGDSFQVEIKKPEEAFLAALKIKSALKSIANIDVRIGIGIGKKEYNADKITEANGEAFINSGFAFDNYLKKQSLAIKTPWQEIDKTFNIAFDLALLTIDSWSVNSAEVFKIVLENPEITQKEIAKMLSITQGRVSERQKRAGLEPVLKLNNLFKILIAQKIKN from the coding sequence ATGACTAGTATTTTAACCGGAGACATTATCAACTCTAGAAAAACAACCAATATCGATTGGCTAAAATCTCTAAAAGAAATTTTAGTCAATTTTGGCGAATCACCAAAATACTGGCAAATCTATAGAGGCGACAGTTTTCAAGTAGAAATTAAAAAACCCGAAGAAGCCTTTTTAGCTGCTTTAAAAATAAAATCGGCCCTAAAAAGTATAGCAAATATAGATGTTAGAATTGGTATAGGAATTGGTAAAAAGGAATACAATGCTGATAAGATTACAGAAGCAAACGGAGAAGCTTTTATAAATTCTGGTTTTGCTTTTGATAACTATTTAAAAAAACAAAGTTTAGCGATAAAAACACCATGGCAAGAAATAGATAAAACCTTTAATATTGCTTTTGATTTGGCATTATTAACTATAGATTCTTGGTCTGTAAATTCTGCTGAAGTATTTAAAATTGTTTTAGAAAACCCTGAAATAACTCAAAAAGAAATTGCAAAAATGCTTAGTATTACACAAGGCAGGGTTAGTGAAAGACAAAAAAGAGCTGGTTTAGAGCCTGTGTTAAAACTAAACAACCTTTTTAAGATTTTAATAGCACAAAAAATAAAGAATTAA
- a CDS encoding TonB-dependent receptor plug domain-containing protein codes for MKKQFIIVGALACSFVSTNLFAQKQKENVETLKEVVVTATKFNLKKENTGKVIHKITQEMLLQNSGKTVVEILNNLAGIDVKGVNTNPSEPRSINIRGGRARQVLVLIDGVPVTDQSAINQEFDLRLLAVNQIESIEVLKGASSTLYGSGAATAVISITLKKASTDKVSGSFETSLGTNNTANSSNGSLSDRNQNLNVNGTLGKINFLGSFSLTGVNGISSAKSNTNTAFETDAFYSKNALVKLGYKVNEKLTLETFLNYDEFDYDFDAGAFADSKVNIGSQEQFRVGFKPTYTYNKGQLYLLASANVIERDLSQFNSFAGVLQDYEFVGRSVNVDLVNRYEFTEQLQLITGLNYQIHSNNTITPFGKIEKGLANFNTVDPYASLVYISDFGVSVNVGGRLNIHNVYGNHFVYDANLAYALLNTNDTALKLFTSYSTAFIAPSLYQLYDGFSGNIDLNPESNKTFEAGFDLNFKDWLQLETVYFNRKETDAIIYDASTFKYGNGSSEANGFEVSAKVVPTSFLAINTSFTYTDRDVTEDFNDYIPENKLVAGLDITPFENAFFNFTYRNVGERTIFDRYGSFGTAGKDVVLENYQVLDFMTNYKVLGDTVTFFAAVTNLLNEDYDDVFGYATRGRNYKLGVRLQF; via the coding sequence ATGAAAAAACAATTTATTATTGTTGGTGCGTTGGCATGTAGTTTTGTCAGCACAAATCTTTTTGCTCAAAAACAAAAAGAAAATGTAGAAACTTTAAAAGAGGTTGTAGTTACTGCAACTAAATTTAATTTAAAAAAAGAAAATACTGGTAAGGTAATTCATAAAATTACCCAAGAAATGTTGCTTCAGAATTCAGGAAAAACGGTTGTAGAAATTTTAAATAACCTAGCTGGTATTGATGTAAAGGGAGTAAATACAAATCCATCAGAACCTAGAAGTATTAATATTAGAGGTGGTAGAGCTAGACAAGTTTTAGTTTTAATTGACGGAGTACCAGTTACAGATCAATCTGCAATTAATCAAGAATTTGATTTACGTTTATTAGCGGTTAATCAAATAGAAAGTATCGAGGTTTTAAAAGGTGCATCATCTACATTATATGGTTCTGGTGCTGCAACGGCGGTAATTAGTATTACCTTAAAAAAGGCTTCTACAGACAAAGTTTCTGGTTCTTTTGAAACAAGTTTAGGTACTAATAATACTGCAAATTCTTCTAATGGAAGTTTGTCTGATAGAAACCAAAACCTAAATGTTAACGGTACTTTAGGTAAAATTAATTTTTTAGGATCTTTTAGTTTAACAGGAGTTAACGGCATTTCATCAGCAAAAAGTAACACAAATACTGCTTTTGAAACCGATGCATTTTATTCTAAAAACGCTTTAGTAAAGTTAGGTTATAAAGTAAATGAGAAGTTAACTTTAGAGACTTTTTTAAATTATGATGAATTTGATTATGATTTCGATGCTGGTGCTTTTGCTGATAGTAAAGTTAATATTGGTAGTCAAGAGCAGTTTAGAGTTGGTTTTAAGCCAACATATACTTATAATAAAGGACAACTTTATTTATTAGCTTCTGCAAATGTGATAGAAAGAGATTTAAGCCAGTTTAATTCTTTTGCGGGTGTTTTACAAGATTATGAATTTGTAGGTAGAAGTGTAAATGTAGATTTAGTAAATAGATATGAGTTTACAGAGCAATTACAATTAATTACAGGTTTAAATTATCAAATTCATAGTAACAATACAATTACTCCTTTTGGTAAGATAGAAAAAGGATTGGCTAATTTTAATACGGTAGATCCTTATGCGAGTTTAGTTTATATTTCTGATTTTGGTGTAAGCGTAAATGTTGGTGGTCGTTTAAATATACATAATGTTTATGGCAACCATTTTGTTTATGACGCAAATTTAGCTTACGCACTTTTAAATACTAATGATACAGCTTTAAAGCTATTTACTTCTTATAGTACTGCATTTATAGCACCAAGTTTGTATCAATTATACGATGGTTTTTCTGGTAATATTGATTTAAACCCAGAGTCTAACAAAACATTTGAAGCTGGTTTCGATTTAAACTTTAAAGATTGGTTGCAATTAGAAACAGTTTACTTTAATAGAAAAGAAACAGATGCTATTATTTATGATGCTTCTACGTTTAAATATGGTAATGGTTCTTCTGAAGCAAACGGATTTGAAGTAAGTGCTAAAGTAGTACCAACTTCATTTTTAGCAATAAATACATCATTTACGTATACAGATAGAGATGTAACCGAAGATTTTAATGATTACATTCCAGAAAATAAGTTGGTTGCTGGTTTAGATATTACTCCGTTTGAAAATGCATTTTTTAACTTTACTTATAGAAATGTAGGTGAAAGAACAATTTTTGATAGATATGGTTCTTTTGGTACAGCAGGTAAAGATGTTGTATTAGAAAACTACCAAGTATTAGATTTTATGACAAATTATAAAGTTTTAGGAGATACAGTTACATTTTTTGCGGCAGTAACAAATCTTTTAAATGAAGATTATGATGATGTATTTGGATATGCTACCAGAGGAAGAAATTATAAACTAGGAGTTCGATTACAATTCTAA
- a CDS encoding ABC transporter substrate-binding protein → MNNNFSKILLVTFLSIIVSCQKNNKEVDKNYSLKSKIKYAKGFDIINENGSKKLIIKTAYQNSNNVFKYIIRNKQNKKTITTNGTVISTPIRKIVVTSTTHIPMVELLNEETSIVGFPYSKYISSKKTRKLIEENKIIEIGKESSLNTEILLNLQPELVVGYSVSSADKSLTTIKKAGINVIYNGDWLEETPLGRAEWIKFFGVLFDKEKEADSIFNSIEKNYLNAKKIALSAKSKPTVLSGAIMSKDIWNLPAGESYVAQFLRDANLNYLWQDTKGKGSLSLSFESVFDKGQSANYWIAPGYFTSKDQLLKSNKLYAKFNAYQQGKIFTPTIKKGKTGGVIYYELAGTRPDLVLKDLIKICNPELLPDYKLAFFEEMP, encoded by the coding sequence ATGAATAATAATTTCTCAAAAATATTACTTGTCACTTTTTTATCAATAATTGTATCATGTCAAAAAAACAACAAAGAAGTTGATAAAAATTATAGCCTAAAAAGTAAGATTAAATACGCTAAAGGTTTTGACATTATTAATGAAAATGGGTCAAAAAAATTAATTATTAAAACAGCATATCAAAACTCTAATAACGTTTTTAAATATATTATAAGAAACAAGCAAAACAAAAAAACGATAACCACAAATGGAACTGTAATCTCTACACCAATTCGAAAAATTGTAGTTACCTCTACAACTCATATACCAATGGTTGAGTTATTAAATGAAGAAACATCTATTGTAGGCTTTCCTTATTCAAAATATATTTCTTCAAAAAAAACAAGAAAATTAATTGAAGAAAATAAAATTATAGAGATTGGAAAAGAAAGTTCTTTAAATACAGAAATACTCCTTAATCTTCAACCAGAACTAGTAGTTGGTTATAGTGTTTCTAGTGCTGATAAAAGCCTAACAACCATAAAAAAAGCAGGTATAAATGTTATTTACAATGGTGATTGGCTAGAAGAAACTCCGTTAGGAAGAGCAGAATGGATTAAATTTTTTGGGGTTTTATTTGATAAAGAAAAAGAGGCTGACAGTATTTTTAATAGCATCGAAAAAAATTATTTAAATGCAAAAAAAATTGCTTTATCAGCAAAAAGCAAACCTACTGTTTTGTCTGGTGCAATTATGAGTAAAGATATTTGGAATTTACCAGCTGGAGAAAGTTACGTTGCACAATTTTTAAGAGATGCAAATTTAAATTACTTATGGCAAGACACAAAAGGTAAAGGGAGTTTGTCCTTAAGTTTCGAGAGTGTTTTTGATAAAGGTCAAAGTGCAAATTATTGGATAGCTCCTGGTTATTTTACTTCGAAAGATCAACTTTTAAAAAGTAATAAACTTTATGCGAAGTTTAATGCTTATCAGCAAGGTAAAATTTTTACTCCAACAATAAAAAAAGGAAAAACAGGTGGTGTAATTTATTATGAACTTGCAGGTACAAGACCAGACTTGGTGTTAAAAGATCTTATAAAAATCTGTAATCCGGAATTGCTACCAGATTATAAATTAGCTTTTTTTGAAGAAATGCCATAA
- a CDS encoding DUF3307 domain-containing protein, with protein MLLFLKLLLAHILGDFVLQPNKWVKNKEENKLKSSKLYLHTGIHAILLLILLEFKLNIYWLGILVIVTTHFLIDVIKLYFQNDKTKRNWFFIDQLLHIIVLIITTSIYQGLHIELANIFTQQNLLLIVALLLVTNVSGIIIKVFITQWNPESKTNNDDSLAKAGRYIGILERLFVFTFIVTNHWEAIGFLVAAKSVFRFGDLTSSKDRKLTEYILIGTLLSFGLAIIIGILYSYLLNTT; from the coding sequence ATGCTTTTATTTTTAAAACTTTTATTGGCTCATATTTTAGGTGATTTTGTTTTGCAACCTAACAAATGGGTAAAAAACAAAGAAGAAAATAAATTAAAGTCTTCAAAGCTATATCTACATACTGGCATACACGCAATTTTACTATTAATTCTTCTTGAATTTAAATTGAATATATATTGGCTTGGTATTCTAGTAATTGTAACAACACATTTTTTAATTGATGTTATAAAACTATATTTTCAGAATGATAAAACTAAAAGAAATTGGTTTTTTATAGATCAATTACTGCATATAATTGTATTGATAATCACAACTTCTATCTACCAAGGTTTACATATAGAATTAGCAAATATATTTACACAACAAAATTTGCTATTAATAGTTGCATTACTGTTAGTCACAAATGTATCTGGCATCATTATTAAAGTTTTTATAACACAATGGAATCCAGAATCAAAAACAAATAATGATGATTCTTTGGCAAAAGCTGGTAGATATATTGGTATTTTAGAACGTCTTTTTGTTTTTACTTTTATTGTAACAAATCATTGGGAAGCTATTGGTTTTTTAGTAGCAGCTAAATCTGTTTTTAGATTTGGTGATCTAACCTCTTCTAAAGACAGAAAATTAACCGAATATATTTTAATTGGTACTTTATTAAGTTTTGGACTTGCTATTATAATAGGAATCTTATATTCGTACTTACTAAATACAACATAA
- a CDS encoding DNA topoisomerase IV subunit B, producing MSQETKYTEDNIRSLDWKEHIRMRPGMYIGKLGDGSSADDGIYILVKEVLDNSIDEYVMGAGKTIEISIHGSKVTVRDYGRGIPLGKVVDVVSKMNTGGKYDSKAFKKSVGLNGVGTKAVNALSSYFRVESSREGKSASAEFSQGNLENEEFLEESSRRKGTKVSFVPDETIFKNYKFRNEYVAKMLKNYVYLNPGLTIIFNGEKFFSKNGLKDLLEDNNNKEDMLYPIIHLKGDDIEVAITHSKTQYSEEYHSFVNGQHTTQGGTHQAAFREAVVKTIRDFYGKSFEASDIRKSIISAIAIKVMEPVFESQTKTKLGSTDMGGDLPTVRTYINDFLKTKLDNFLHKNAYVAETLQKKIIQAEKERKELSGIRKLAKDRAKKASLHNKKLRDCRIHLGDVKKENYLETTLFITEGDSASGSITKSRNVNTQAVFSLKGKPLNSYGLSKKIVYENEEFNLLQAALNIEDGLEDLRYNNIVIATDADVDGMHIRLLLITFFLQFFPELIKEGHLFILETPLFRVRNKKQTFYCYSDEEKREAIEKLRGKPEITRFKGLGEISPNEFVHFIGNDIRLDPVMLDKEMSIEQMLQFYMGKNTPDRQKFIIENLKVELDYVEDEA from the coding sequence ATGAGTCAAGAAACAAAATATACAGAAGATAATATTAGATCTTTAGACTGGAAAGAGCATATAAGAATGCGTCCCGGAATGTACATTGGTAAGTTAGGTGACGGTTCTTCTGCAGATGATGGTATTTATATTCTTGTAAAAGAAGTGTTAGACAACTCTATTGACGAGTATGTAATGGGTGCCGGAAAAACCATTGAAATTTCTATTCACGGTAGTAAAGTTACTGTTAGAGATTACGGTAGAGGTATTCCTTTAGGAAAAGTAGTCGATGTAGTTTCTAAAATGAATACGGGTGGTAAATACGATTCGAAAGCTTTTAAGAAATCTGTAGGTTTAAATGGTGTTGGTACAAAAGCTGTAAATGCACTTTCTTCTTATTTTAGAGTAGAATCTTCTAGAGAAGGAAAATCTGCTTCAGCAGAATTTTCTCAAGGTAATCTAGAAAATGAAGAGTTTTTAGAAGAGTCTTCGCGTAGAAAAGGTACCAAAGTTTCATTTGTACCCGATGAAACGATCTTTAAAAACTACAAGTTCAGAAATGAATATGTAGCTAAAATGCTAAAGAACTACGTATATCTAAATCCTGGTTTAACCATTATTTTTAATGGAGAAAAATTCTTTTCTAAAAACGGATTGAAAGATTTATTAGAAGACAACAATAATAAAGAGGACATGTTGTATCCAATAATTCATTTAAAAGGAGATGATATAGAGGTTGCAATTACACACAGTAAAACACAATATTCAGAAGAATATCATTCTTTTGTAAACGGTCAACATACAACACAAGGTGGTACACACCAAGCGGCATTTAGAGAAGCAGTTGTAAAAACTATTAGAGACTTCTACGGAAAAAGTTTTGAAGCTTCTGATATTAGAAAATCTATTATCTCTGCGATTGCCATAAAAGTAATGGAACCTGTTTTTGAAAGTCAGACAAAAACCAAATTAGGTTCTACAGATATGGGAGGCGATTTACCAACCGTTAGAACTTATATTAATGATTTTCTAAAAACCAAGTTAGATAATTTTTTACACAAAAATGCCTATGTAGCAGAAACACTGCAGAAAAAGATAATTCAGGCAGAAAAAGAGCGTAAAGAATTATCTGGTATTCGAAAATTAGCAAAAGATAGAGCTAAAAAGGCAAGTTTACATAATAAAAAATTAAGAGATTGTAGAATACATTTAGGTGATGTTAAAAAAGAGAACTATCTAGAAACAACACTATTTATTACAGAGGGAGATTCTGCATCGGGTTCTATCACAAAATCTAGAAATGTAAATACTCAAGCCGTATTTAGTCTAAAAGGAAAACCTTTAAACTCTTACGGATTAAGTAAAAAGATTGTGTACGAAAATGAAGAATTTAATCTGTTACAAGCAGCTTTAAATATAGAAGATGGTTTAGAAGATTTGCGTTATAATAATATTGTAATTGCTACCGATGCCGATGTAGATGGTATGCATATTCGTTTATTATTGATCACTTTTTTCTTGCAGTTTTTTCCTGAATTGATAAAAGAAGGACATTTGTTCATTCTAGAAACTCCGTTATTTAGAGTAAGAAACAAAAAACAAACTTTTTATTGTTATTCTGATGAAGAAAAACGAGAGGCAATTGAAAAATTAAGAGGGAAACCAGAAATAACTCGATTTAAAGGTTTGGGTGAGATTTCACCAAACGAATTTGTACATTTTATTGGTAATGATATTCGATTAGATCCTGTGATGTTAGATAAAGAAATGTCTATAGAACAAATGTTGCAGTTTTATATGGGTAAAAATACACCAGACAGACAGAAATTTATTATTGAGAATTTAAAGGTAGAATTAGATTACGTAGAAGACGAAGCATAG
- a CDS encoding DNA gyrase/topoisomerase IV subunit A, which produces MSEEINENEHEEELTNEGEQLDSPQEETITKVTGMYKEWFLDYASYVILERAVPSLEDGLKPVQRRIMHSMKDLDDGRYNKVANIVGHTMQYHPHGDASIADAMVQIGQKELLIDMQGNWGNILTGDRAAASRYIEARLSKFALDVVFNPKTTEWKLSYDGRRKEPIDLPVKFPLLLAQGAEGIAVGLSTKVLPHNFIELIDASIKYLKGRSFKIVPDFLTGGIADFTNYNDGKRGGKVRVRAKISQLDKKTLVISEIPFSTTTTSLIDSILKANDKGKIKIKKIEDNTAAEVEILVHLPPNVSPDKSIDALYAFTNCETSISPLACTIQDNKPVFAGVSEMLKHSTDLTVELLKKELEIQLNELEEQWHFSSLERIFIENRIYRDIEEEETWDGVIEAIDKGLQPHIKHLKRAITVEDITRLTEIRIKKISKFDIDKAKQFIESLEEKIAEVKGHLDNLIEFAVTYFKRLKDTYGKGKERKTEIRIFDDIVASKVAMNNAKLYVNRAEGFIGTSLKRDEFVTDCSDIDDIIIFRKDGKMMVTKVDSKTFVGKDVIHVAVFKKKDKRTVYNFMYRDGARGPSYMKRFNVTSVTRDKEYDLTNGNKGSIVHYFTANPNGEAEVVTVNLRSVGSVKKLKWDIDFADLAVKGRSVRGNRITKYSIKSIDFKSEGVSTLKPRKIWFDDTVQRLNVDERGELLGEFRAEDKLLIITQSGKAKAVKPDLTMHFEDDMIVLEKWQPKKPISAIYFDGEKERYYVKRFLIESVDKEEVFISEHAKSQLEIVATDYRPVAEIQFSKRSLDNEEVNFEEFIAVKGIKAQGNQLTTDKIKNVNLLESLPYEVEEEEVESSGSDQENEEAVDDKLPIDVPVPETKKPILEELSAEEKAKIALQKSIAKKKAEEKKRDDENQTKLF; this is translated from the coding sequence ATGAGTGAAGAAATAAACGAAAACGAACACGAAGAAGAATTAACAAATGAAGGAGAACAATTAGATTCGCCTCAAGAAGAAACCATAACTAAGGTTACAGGAATGTACAAAGAATGGTTTCTTGATTATGCTTCGTATGTAATTTTAGAAAGAGCCGTACCTTCTTTAGAAGACGGTTTAAAACCAGTGCAACGTAGAATTATGCATTCTATGAAAGATTTAGACGATGGACGTTACAATAAAGTAGCAAATATTGTTGGTCATACAATGCAGTATCATCCGCATGGAGACGCAAGTATTGCAGATGCGATGGTGCAAATTGGTCAGAAAGAATTACTAATCGATATGCAAGGTAACTGGGGTAATATTTTAACCGGCGACCGTGCAGCAGCTTCTCGTTATATAGAAGCTCGTTTATCTAAATTTGCGTTAGACGTTGTGTTTAATCCGAAGACAACAGAATGGAAGTTGTCTTATGATGGACGAAGAAAAGAACCGATAGATTTACCTGTAAAATTTCCGTTATTACTAGCCCAAGGAGCAGAAGGAATTGCTGTAGGATTATCAACAAAAGTTTTACCACATAATTTTATTGAGTTAATAGACGCTTCTATAAAATATTTAAAAGGAAGAAGTTTTAAAATTGTACCAGATTTCTTAACGGGCGGAATTGCAGATTTTACCAATTATAATGATGGTAAGCGTGGTGGAAAAGTACGTGTTAGAGCAAAAATTTCTCAGTTAGATAAAAAGACTTTGGTAATTTCAGAAATACCTTTTTCTACAACTACAACATCTTTAATTGATAGTATTTTAAAAGCCAATGATAAAGGTAAAATTAAGATAAAGAAGATAGAAGATAATACAGCTGCAGAAGTAGAAATTTTAGTGCATTTACCACCCAACGTATCGCCAGATAAATCTATAGATGCGTTGTACGCTTTTACAAATTGTGAAACATCTATTTCTCCGTTAGCTTGTACAATTCAAGATAATAAACCAGTATTTGCAGGTGTATCAGAAATGTTAAAGCACTCTACAGATTTAACGGTAGAATTGCTTAAAAAAGAATTAGAAATTCAGTTAAACGAATTAGAAGAGCAGTGGCATTTTTCATCTTTAGAAAGAATTTTTATTGAAAATAGAATTTATAGAGATATAGAAGAAGAAGAAACTTGGGACGGTGTAATAGAAGCAATTGATAAAGGTTTACAACCACACATAAAACATTTAAAAAGAGCAATTACTGTAGAAGATATTACGCGTTTAACAGAAATTCGTATTAAGAAAATATCAAAATTCGATATTGACAAGGCGAAGCAATTTATAGAAAGTTTAGAAGAAAAGATTGCAGAGGTAAAAGGGCATTTAGATAATTTAATTGAGTTTGCAGTTACTTACTTTAAGCGTTTAAAAGATACTTACGGTAAAGGAAAAGAACGAAAAACAGAGATTAGAATATTTGATGATATTGTGGCCTCTAAAGTTGCAATGAATAATGCCAAACTTTATGTAAATAGAGCAGAAGGTTTTATTGGTACTTCATTAAAAAGAGACGAATTTGTAACAGATTGTTCTGATATAGATGATATTATTATCTTTAGAAAAGATGGTAAAATGATGGTAACAAAAGTAGATTCTAAAACCTTTGTTGGTAAAGATGTTATACACGTAGCTGTCTTTAAAAAGAAAGATAAAAGAACTGTTTATAATTTTATGTACAGAGATGGTGCAAGAGGACCATCTTACATGAAACGTTTTAACGTAACTTCTGTTACAAGAGATAAAGAGTACGATTTAACAAACGGAAATAAAGGTTCTATTGTGCATTATTTTACTGCAAATCCTAACGGAGAAGCAGAAGTTGTAACAGTTAATTTGCGTTCTGTTGGAAGTGTTAAGAAATTAAAATGGGATATAGATTTTGCAGATTTAGCAGTAAAAGGTAGATCAGTAAGAGGAAATAGAATTACAAAGTATTCAATTAAATCTATTGATTTTAAATCGGAAGGAGTTTCTACACTAAAACCACGAAAAATTTGGTTTGATGATACAGTGCAACGTTTAAATGTCGACGAAAGAGGAGAGCTTTTAGGTGAGTTTAGAGCAGAAGATAAATTGCTAATTATAACACAATCTGGTAAAGCAAAAGCTGTAAAGCCAGATTTAACAATGCATTTTGAAGACGATATGATCGTTTTAGAAAAATGGCAACCTAAAAAACCAATTTCTGCTATTTATTTTGATGGTGAAAAAGAACGTTATTATGTAAAACGATTTTTAATTGAATCAGTTGACAAGGAAGAGGTTTTTATTTCAGAACATGCAAAGTCTCAACTAGAAATTGTAGCAACAGATTACAGACCTGTAGCAGAAATTCAGTTTTCTAAAAGGAGTTTAGATAATGAAGAAGTTAATTTTGAAGAGTTTATAGCTGTAAAAGGAATCAAAGCGCAAGGAAACCAGTTAACTACAGATAAGATTAAAAATGTAAATCTTTTAGAATCTTTACCATATGAAGTAGAAGAGGAAGAGGTTGAAAGTAGCGGTTCAGATCAAGAAAATGAAGAGGCAGTAGATGACAAATTACCAATTGATGTACCAGTACCTGAAACAAAAAAGCCAATTTTAGAGGAACTTTCTGCAGAAGAAAAAGCAAAAATAGCTTTGCAAAAATCGATAGCGAAAAAAAAGGCTGAAGAAAAGAAGAGAGATGATGAGAATCAAACAAAATTATTTTAA